The Peptacetobacter hiranonis DNA window AACACTTCTTTTGAGTCTATATCTAAGTGGTTTGTAGGTTCGTCAAGAAGTAGGAAGTTAGACTGAGATAGTATCAGTTTAAGAATTGCAACCCTTGCTCTCTCTCCACCACTTAGAGAAGATATCTTTTTAAATACATCTTCATTTTCAAATAAAAAGGCTCCAAGCATATTTCTAACCTCTGTTTGAGTAAGATGTGGATTTGCATCCCATATTTCGTCAATTACAGAGTTTTCAAGGTTTAGAGTCTTCTGTTCCTGATGGAAGTATGCGGTATTTACATTTGTGCCGAATTTTACTTCACCTTCCATAGGCTGTATTTCATTCATTATAATTTTAAATAATGTGGATTTACCTGCTCCATTTGGCCCTATAAGTGCTACTTTTTCACCTCTATATATATCAAGGTTTAAATCTTTAAATAGAACCTTATCAGGGAAACTCATTTCCACATCTCTAACAGCTAAAACATCATTTCCGCTTTCAACTGCTGGAATAAATTTTATTTTTGCTCTTTTTCTTTCTCCATCTGGTCTATCTAGCACTTCTATCTTAGACAGTGCTTTTTCCTTACTTCTAGCTCTCTTTAAATGTTTTTCTCTACCGTAAGCTTTTAATCTTTCAATAGATTCTTCTTGTTTTTTTATTTCCTTCTGCTGATCTTCGTAAGTTTTTCTTTCTATTTCCTTGTCGATAGCAGATTTTTCTACATAATAAGAGTAGTTTCCGTTGTAAGCCTTTAGCTTCTTATTATGTATTTCAAATATTCTATTTACCGATTGGTCTAAGAAATATCTGTCATGGGAAATAAGGATAACAGTTCCTTTGTACTGTTTAAGGAACAGCTCTAACCACTCAAGAGCATCAGAATCAAGATGGTTTGTAGGTTCGTCCAGTAGAAGAAGAGTAGGTTTTCTAAGTAGCAGCTTAGCTAAAAGAACTCTAGTCTTTTCTCCTCCTGAAAGAATTTTGATTGGTTTTTCTAGTTTTTCATCGTTAAAACCTAGACCTTTTAAAACTCCTTTTGCTTCGGATTTATATCCATATCCGTTTGAGTTTTGGAAAAGTTCTAGTTTATGTGAATAATTATCCATAAGTTTTTGTAAATCTGGAGAGTTAGTTTCTGAACTTTTGTCAGAAATCTCACATTCCATTTTTCTAAGATCTTCTTCCATTTTTATGAGGTCGCTAAAAACTTCTAAAACCTCTGTAAAAATAGTATTGTCTGAGTAGAAGTTGGTATTCTGCTCTAAATAACCGATTTCACAATCTTTAGATGTATAAATTTCTCCGCTGTCATATCCGTAAATTCCAGAAATTATCTTAAAAAGAGTTGTTTTTCCAGTTCCGTTTACGCCTATAACGCCGATTTTATCGCCCTCATTAACAGTAAAACTTATGTTTTCGAGTATTGATTCTACACCAAAACTCTTAGTTAAGTTATTACATGATAAAATAATCATAAATTTCTACCTCCTCAAGCTACCTAAAATTATAATGTTTTGATATAATATATTCAAGGCTATATGTATGGTTTTACAAAAAAGTATGTTATATAATAAACCATGATGGATTATAATAGAGTTAGGGGGTGCTAATTTAGATGGGAAATAAAAATATTTCTATGGCGGTTATAAGAAGACTACCTAAATACTACAGATACTTAGGTGAGCTTCTAGACAATGATGTTCAGAGAATATCATCAAAAGAATTAAGTGAAATAATAGGTTTCACAGCTTCTCAGATAAGACAGGATTTAAACAACTTTGGAGGATTCGGACAGCAGGGGTACGGATATAATGTAGAGGCTCTACACAAAGAAATCGGAAAGATATTAGGTCTTGATAGACCATATAATGCTGTTCTTATAGGTGTAGGGAATCTAGGTCAGGCTATAACAAACTATTCAGGATTTAGAAACTCAGGATTTGAAATAAAAGCTTTATTTGATGCAAATCCAAGAATGATAGGTCTAAAAATAAGAGAGCTTGAAATATTAGACTCTGATATTATAGAAGACTATATAAAAGAACACGAAATAGATATAGCAATAGTATGTATACCTAAAAATGGAGCTCAGGAACTAATAAACAGAATAGTTGGAGCTGGAATAAAAGGTATATGGAACTTTGCTCCAATAGATCCAGAAGTTCCAAAAGGAATAATTGTTGAAAATGTTAACTTAACGGAAAGTCTATTCACTCTTTCTTATTTAATGAAAGAAAACAACGAATTAAAGAAATAAGTTATATTTTAGAAAAAAAGAATCTTAATGTTTTGAGTTATTTGGATTAAATTTGTAAAAATTAAAAATTGAGAAATAAAAAAGACTGATTTGAAAAAATCAGTCTTTTTGTTTAGTAAAATTATTCAGCCTGAGGAGCTCCTACTGGACAAGCTTCAGCACATGCACCACATTCAACACATGCATCTGCATCTATTACGTATATGCTATCTCCTTCAGATATTGCTCCAACTGGACATTCAGCTGCACAAGCACCACAGCTAACGCAAGCATCAGTTATTTTGTATGCCATTTTAGTTTCCTCCTAATATTATAAAATTTATTTAAGTACATTATAACAAAAAAGTTCTACTATAACAATTAAATTAATTGATGAAAATCAAATATTTTTGTATCATATAACTTAAACATAGAAACTTCAATACTTTTAGAGATTTGAAAAAAATTGTTGGAGAATAATGATTCTTTTTTGCATTTAATTTATAACAGAAATTAATTCTAAATTAGTATTTTCATTATATAAAAAATATGTTAAAAAAATTTCAATTTTAAAAAATAGAGAGAAGAGGTGAAAAGGTCGCACTTTTTATCGGAAAAGAATATTATTTCTATTAGTGTATATTAAATAGGTAAAATAAGATATACTAATAGTACAAGAAGGCACTTATTTATAACTTAATTTATAAAAATAGAATACAATATGAAAACGATATCAAAGAAAGCGGCTATACTTTTGAAAATTTATGTATTAATAGGAAAAAGTGGGACAGGAAAAAGCTATAAATCATTAGAATTGGCTTGTGAAAATAATATAGATTATATTATAGATGACGGCCTACTTATTTATAAGGGTCAAATCATTGCAGGAGTGTCTGCAAAACAGTCACAGACTAAGATGGAGGCTGTTAGAAGGGCTGTTTTTTCTGATATAAATCACAGAGAATCTGTTAAGAAAAAGATTAACGATTTAGATATAAATCGTATTCTGGTTTTAGGTACATCGTTAAAGATGGTAAAGAAAATTTGTGCAGCTCTAGAATTAGGCAATATATATGAGATTATAGATATAAACGATATAAGTACCGATTACGAGATAAGAAAGGCTATAGAGTCTAGAAAAAAAGGAAATCATATAATACCAGTTCCTACTGTAGAGATTAAAAAAAGAATAAATGGGTTAAGAATAAATCCCCTAAGAAGATTTTTTATGACATCTAATAAAGAGGCTAAAATACTTGAAAAAACTGTAATTAGACCGGCTTTTAGCTATATGGGTAAGTTCTATATTGCTCCGGAAGTATTAAATCAGATTATAAAATACACTATATCAAAAGATACGCATATATCTAGAATAAATAGAATAAGCATAGATAATTCAAACGGAAAAATAAAGATAAAAGTAAGTGTAAATATAAGAAATTTGGATGCTTTTGGTAGTCTAAAAAACACTCAACATAATATAAAAAGAAATGTAGAGGAAATGACATTAATTAATGTGGATAGAATTGATTTTTATATTAATAAAATAAAAGATAAATAGTGTTGTAGTAATATATCAAAATAATTTGAAAATTATTGTAAAAATGTTGTACTATTTTATAAAAAGTATGTTATAATCAAAATGTAGACGCGGGAAAATGATTTTTCAAGCGTGAAAGTTTATATGAATAATTATTATATTAGAGTATTTAAGGGGGCTTACACAATGTCAGGAAATGTTTTTGAAAACGCACAGGCACAGGTAAAAAAAGCATGCGATAAATTAGGAATGGAACCTAATGTTTACGAATTATTAAAAGAACCTCAGAGAGTTATAGAAGTAAACATACCAGTTAAAATGGACGACGGATCTATAAAAGTATTCAAAGGATTCAGATCTCAGCACAATGATGCAGTTGGACCAACAAAAGGTGGAGTTAGATTCCATCCAAACGTTTCATTAGAAGAAGTTAAAGCTTTATCTATATGGATGACTTTCAAATGTTCAGTAACAGGAATACCTTACGGTGGTGGTAAAGGGGGAATAATAGTTGACCCTAGCCAGTTATCTCAGGGAGAACTTGAAAGATTATCAAGAGGATACATAGACGGAATATACAAATTAATAGGTGAAAAAGTAGACGTACCAGCTCCAGACGTTAACACTAATGGACAGATAATGTCTTGGATGGTTGATGAATACAATAAATTAACAGGATCAAGCAACATAGGTGTTATAACTGGTAAACCAGTTGCATTCGGTGGATCATTAGGAAGAAATGAAGCTACTGGATTCGGTGTTGCAGTAACAGTTAGAGAAGCAGCTAAAAAATTAGGAATACCTATGGAAACAGCTAAAATAGCAGTTCAGGGATTCGGTAACGTTGGTGCTTTCACTGTTAAAAATATACAGAAATTAGGCGGAACTGTTGTAGCTATGGCTGAATGGTGCCCTAAACATGGTACTTATGTAATATACAAAGAAGACGGTTTAGATTTCCAGGCTATGTGGGATCACAGAGCAGCTAACGGAGATTTATATGACTTCCCAGGTGCAAAAGTTATATCTTTAGAAGAATTCTGGGCATTAAACGTTGATATAATAGTACCAGCAGCTCTTGAAAATGCTATAACTGCAGAAGTTGCTGAAACTATAAATGCTAAATTAATATGTGAAGCAGCTAACGGACCAACTACTCCAGAAGCTGACGAAGTATTAGCTAGAAAAGGAATAACTTTAACTCCAGACATATTAACTAATGCTGGTGGTGTTACAGTTTCTTACTTCGAATGGGTACAGAACTTATACGGATACTACTGGTCAGAAGCTGACGTAGAAGCTAAAGAAGAAGAAGCTATGGTTAAAGCTTTCGAATCTCTATGGAAAATAAAAGAAGAATACAACGTAACAATGAGAGAATCTGCTTACATGCACTCAGTTAAAAAAGTAGCTGAAGCTATGAAATTAAGAGGATGGTACTAAGATTTAACTCAACAGTACAGTTGTAAATATTAATTGAAATCAATGGGAGATACCACATTATTTATGAGGTATCTCCTTTTTATTTTTCATTGAAATAACTAGTCTTTAAAGGTAACATAATTGTTTACATTATAAATTCTAAAAGGTATAATATATTGTATATGTATATTAAAGATAGAAATTAATATAATGCTATTTAGATAAGTATAAAAATATAAAAAGTGAGCAATAATATAAATAGAACGATATAAATATAAAAAATATTGAGGAGGATTAGTTTTGGATAAGAAAAAATTACTTTCATTAGTGGTATCTTTCACTATGGTTGCAACAGGTACAGTATTAGTAAGTGCAGATGAAATAGACGATATAAATTCAGTTCCAGATACAGAAACTGGTATAACAATAGATGAATACAAAGAATCTCCATACAAAGTAGCTACTGTAAAAGATGGTAAATCAGTAAACGTAAGAGTTGATGGAAATACTAAAAGAGTAGCTGGAGAAGGAGAACAGTTTAAGGTTAAAGGAATCCAAGGAGAATGGGTTAACGTTGAAGATGGAGAAGATGATGCATGGATAGCTTCTGAATATGTAGCAATATCAGAAGGGGTTGCATTTACTACTGCATCGACACTAAACCTTAGAGCAGCGGATAATACATCATCAGAAGTATTAGAAGAATTAGATAAAGGTAGTGCATTAGTAGTAGTTAAACAGGAAGGTGATTGGATTCAGGTTAGAAATCAGGGAAAAGAAGGGTATGTTCATGCTGATTATGTAACAGATGAAGCGCCAGTAGTACCTACTGTAGATGTAGACGGAAATATAATAGATGTACCTTCTGTTGATAGCTATAATGCTCAGGCTGTATTAAACTTAGCATATTCTAAAAAAGGAAGCCCATATCTTTGGGGAGCAACAGGTCCTGATAAATTTGACTGCTCAGGATTTGTACAGTATGTATATATAAACTCTGTAGGAGTGTCTCTACCAAGAGTATCTTCTGACCAGGCAAATGTAGGAACAGAAATAACTAGAGATCAGCTTCAGCCAGGTGATTTAGTATTCTTCACAACAGATGGAAGTGGGGGAGTAAGTCACGTTGGAATATATGTAGGAAATGGATGCATGATACACTCTCCTCACAGTGGGGACGTAGTAAAAGTAACTGACATAACATCAGATTACTACTCATCTCATTTTGTAACAGCAAGAAGAGTATTATAATAAAATTTAAATGATATAAACGAGTCATCTTGTAGATTTATAAGATGGCTCTTTTTATTTGATTATTTTTAGCGACAATGCGACTCGATTGCATGTAGTGAAAATAATACAATCATCTTTCTTGTAATTATGCTAAAATATAATTAATATAAGTTGACATTAGATAGGTAAAGGTGATAAGCTACTAATAGCTTTAAATTCGGTTCAGTGAGGCCGAGAAGGAGGAATTAAAAAATGTTAAAATCAAGAAATCTAATACAGCCAGAAGACTTTACTGTTGAAGAAATAGATGAGGTTCTATCTCTTGGACAGAGAATAATGAAAAATCCAGAAAAATACATCCATGTATGTGATGGAAAGCTTTTGGCAACTCTATTCTATGAACCATCAACAAGAACAAGACTAAGCTTTGAATCAGCTATGAACAGACTTGGTGGACGTGTAGTAGGATTCTCAGATCCTAAAGCATCATCTACATCTAAAGGGGAAACTCTTCAGGATACAATGAGAACAGTATCTAACTATGTAGACATAATAGCTATGAGACATCCTGTAGCAGGTGCAGCAGCTGAAGCAGTAGAAGCATGTAGTGTTCCTTTCATAAATGCTGGAGACGGTGGAAACCAGCATCCAACTCAGACTCTTACAGATTTACTAACAATAAAAACTTTAAAAGGAAATCTTAGTGGCCACACAGTAGGACTTTGTGGTGATTTAAAATACGGAAGAACAGTACATTCTTTAGTAAAAGCAATGTCTAGATACCCAGATACAAAATTCGTATTTATAGCTCCAGATGAATTAAAAATGCCAGATAGCGTTAAAGAAGCTATAAAAGGACACGAATTTGTAGAAACTAATGATTTAGAATCAGCTATACCTGACCTTGACATACTTTACATGACTAGAGTTCAGAGAGAAAGATTTGATGATATAGAAGAATACGAAAGATTAAAAGATACATATATACTAAACAAAGAAAAATTAACTGATGCAAAAGAAGATATGTTAATACTTCATCCACTTCCAAGAGTGAATGAAATATCTACTGATGTAGACGATGATAAAAGAGCTGTTTACTTTGAACAGGCAAAATTCGGAATGTATGTAAGAATGGCTCTAATAATGAAACTTTTAGGAATAAAAGACCCAGAATAAACTATCAAAACTAATGCGAAGGAGAATATAAATGTACAAAATAATAGAAAACAGTTATATCGGCGAAGATATGTACAGAATGAAAGTCGCAGGAAAATTTGAAGGAAAAATGGGACAGTTCTATATGCTAAGAGCTTGGGACAAATACCCTGTACTTTCAAGACCGATAAGTATACATGACATAGATGAAGAAGGAATAACATTCCTTTATAAAGTAGTTGGAGAAGGAACAGAAATATTTGCTAAACTTGTTCCAGGAGATGAAATAAAACTTCAGGGACCATATGGAAATGGATATGAAAAAGTAGAAGGAAAAGTAGCTTTAGTTGGTGGAGGAATAGGTGTAGCACCTCTTTACTTAGTAGCTAAAACTATACCTGGATGCGATGCATATCTTGGCTTCAGAGAAGAAGCAATATTAGTAGATGAATACAAAGAATTCTGTAATGAAGTAAAAACAACTACAGGAAATACATTCATAACAGATATATTAAATGTAGAAGATTACGATTACATACTATCTTGTGGACCAACACCAATGATGGAAAAATTAGTTAAAATGTGTGAAGGTACAAACACAAGAATAATGATATCTCTTGAAAATCACATGGCTTGTGGTGTTGGAGCATGTCTAGTATGTACTTGTAAAACAAAATTCGGAAATAAAAAGACTTGTAAAGACGGTCCAGTATTCTGGGGAGAGGATGTGATTTTCTAATGGCTGATTTAAGAGTAAAATTTGGAGAAATAGAATTTAAAAATCCTATAGTAATGGCCTCAGGAACATTCGGATTTGGTAAAGAATACAATGAATATTACGATATAAATGAACTTGGTGGAGTAAGTAGTAAAGGATTAACTTTAAACGCAAAACCAGGAAACAATGGTTTAAGAATACACGAAACTCCATCAGGAATAATGAACAGTGTTGGTCTTGAAAATCCAGGAGTACAGGGATTCATAGATCACGAAATGCCTTTCTTCGGAAATCTAAACTGTGTTAGAATAGCTAACGTTGGTGGAGGATGCCTAGAAGATTACGTAAAAGGTGTTGAACTTTTAAATGACCAGGATATAGATATGGTAGAGCTTAACATATCTTGCCCTAACGTAAAAGCTGGAGGTATGGCTTTCGGAATAAAAAATGAAGTGGCTAGAGAAGTTGTAAGAGAAGTTAGAAAAGTTTGCAAGCACCCTCTAGTTGTAAAACTATCTCCAAACGCAGAAGATATAGTTGGAATGGCGAAAGTTTGTGAAGAAGAAGGTGCAGATGGTGTATCTTTAGTAAATACATTTAAAGCTCTTGCAATAGATATAAAAAGAAGAAAACCAGTATTTGAAAATGTAACTGCTGGACTTTCTGGACCAGCTATAAAACCTATAGCTCTTAGAATGGTGTATGAAGTAAGTAAAGCTGTAAACATACCTGTAATAGGAATAGGTGGAATATCTACTGCAGAAGATGTTATAGAATTTATAATGGCTGGAGCAACTGTTGTACAGGTAGGGACTGCAAACTTCATGGACCCAGAAATAGGAACAAAAATAATAAAAGACCTTAATGACTTCATGGATAGAGAAGGAATAAAATCTCTTGATGAAATAAGAGGTATAATATAATAGATTAAGAAAATTATATTATAGTGTTCAAAAATAGGAGTGTAATCTAAATGGATAAATTTTTAGAGTACAGACATCAAATAACTGCTGTATTTTGGGGAGTAATACTCTTAATAATGTTATATCTTTACAAGTTTAAAGGAATAAATATACATCCAGTATTGTTTTTAATTATAGCAATATTGATGTTTACATCTCTAAAATATGCAAAAATAGTAAAAGAACATGAGCAGGAACAAAAAGAAAATAATAAGGAACAAGATAAAATAGACTAAAAGAAAAAGGTCATCTCAGAAGAGATGACCTTTTTTATTGCAACAGTATATCGAATTAATTCGACAAATAAATGGTCGTATAACTAGATTAGAACTATTTAGAATTATTAAATTTGAGCATCGCTATTTTTTATTTCATCTAAAAATAATGAAACTGATCTCTTTGGTTTGAAATTTTTCTGAGAAATAGAATAGAAAGTTCTAGAAAATTCGTTGTCTATATCCATACAGAATATTTCATTAGAATTTTCAAACTGCTCACAAGCGGAACCAGATAGTATAGAAATACCCATTCCATTTTTTACAGCTTCCTTTATTGAATAACTACTTCCCATAATGAAAACAGATTTGGGGATTATCTGTTTTTTGTTTAGAAAATACTCTGTTAAAAATCTTGTTCCAGATCCTTTTTCCCTTAAAATCCAATTCTGTCCACTTAGATTCTCATAAGAATGGATATTAGAAATATAAGTTTTATAATCGTAAGGGAAAATTAACTTCATATTTTCTTTAAAGCATTCCTGTTGTTCAAAATCATCAGACATAATCTTTCTGTCTATAATACCTATATCTGCATCTAAATTAACTAAATCTTTTTTTACATCATCAAAGCTTTTTATAGAGAGTTCTATATTTATATTTGGATATTTCTTTGAAAACTCAGCTATATATTTTGGAAGAATATAATTAGCAGCTGAAGGAACAGCTGAAATTTTAATATCTCCAACAATATATTCCGTATCAATTTTAACTTCTAACTTAGCAGCTTCGATTATACTTACGACTTCTTTAGCTCTTTTGTAAAGTAAATAACCCTGTTCAGTTATTTTTATAGATTTCTGTCTAACAGATCTGTCTATGAGTTTTTCTCCAAAATAGTTTTCTAAATTTTTGATGTGTACACTAACACTTGGTTGTGAAAGACTTAGGTATTCTGCAGCTTTGGTAAAATTCTTAATTTCAACAACAGCGATAAATGTTTTTAATTCTTCTAACAAATTGCTCGCTCCCCTCTAAATAGTTAAAATTAGAAATTCTAGTATATTATAACATATTAAGCAATACAGAAATTAATTTACTAATTATAAAAAATGTATAATAATATTTATATATAGTAAATTTATTATAGCATATAAGGTAAATAAAAATACGATAAACAAAAATATAACTTTTTAATAATAATTTGATAGGGTATTATATTATTAAGTATGCAAATTTTAGATATAAAATTATAATTATGAAATTTATTAATGAGGTGCAAAATGAACATTATAGAAAAAGAAAACGGAATAATATTAGAAGAAGTAGCAGACTTTGATCCAAAGCATATATTTGAATGTGGTCAGTGTTTCAGATGGAGAGCGGAAGAAGACGGCTCATACACAGGTGTTGCTATGGGAAAAGTAATTAACGTAAAAAGAGAAGGAAACGATGTAATAATAGATAATACTACAAAAGAGGACTACGAAAACATATGGCGTGACTACTTTGACATGGACACAGACTATGGAAAAATAAAAAGTACTCTTAAAGAATTCGATGAATACTTAGACAA harbors:
- a CDS encoding DUF362 domain-containing protein yields the protein MAYKITDACVSCGACAAECPVGAISEGDSIYVIDADACVECGACAEACPVGAPQAE
- a CDS encoding C40 family peptidase, whose translation is MDKKKLLSLVVSFTMVATGTVLVSADEIDDINSVPDTETGITIDEYKESPYKVATVKDGKSVNVRVDGNTKRVAGEGEQFKVKGIQGEWVNVEDGEDDAWIASEYVAISEGVAFTTASTLNLRAADNTSSEVLEELDKGSALVVVKQEGDWIQVRNQGKEGYVHADYVTDEAPVVPTVDVDGNIIDVPSVDSYNAQAVLNLAYSKKGSPYLWGATGPDKFDCSGFVQYVYINSVGVSLPRVSSDQANVGTEITRDQLQPGDLVFFTTDGSGGVSHVGIYVGNGCMIHSPHSGDVVKVTDITSDYYSSHFVTARRVL
- a CDS encoding redox-sensing transcriptional repressor Rex, which encodes MGNKNISMAVIRRLPKYYRYLGELLDNDVQRISSKELSEIIGFTASQIRQDLNNFGGFGQQGYGYNVEALHKEIGKILGLDRPYNAVLIGVGNLGQAITNYSGFRNSGFEIKALFDANPRMIGLKIRELEILDSDIIEDYIKEHEIDIAIVCIPKNGAQELINRIVGAGIKGIWNFAPIDPEVPKGIIVENVNLTESLFTLSYLMKENNELKK
- a CDS encoding dihydroorotate dehydrogenase electron transfer subunit, producing MYKIIENSYIGEDMYRMKVAGKFEGKMGQFYMLRAWDKYPVLSRPISIHDIDEEGITFLYKVVGEGTEIFAKLVPGDEIKLQGPYGNGYEKVEGKVALVGGGIGVAPLYLVAKTIPGCDAYLGFREEAILVDEYKEFCNEVKTTTGNTFITDILNVEDYDYILSCGPTPMMEKLVKMCEGTNTRIMISLENHMACGVGACLVCTCKTKFGNKKTCKDGPVFWGEDVIF
- the pyrB gene encoding aspartate carbamoyltransferase; its protein translation is MLKSRNLIQPEDFTVEEIDEVLSLGQRIMKNPEKYIHVCDGKLLATLFYEPSTRTRLSFESAMNRLGGRVVGFSDPKASSTSKGETLQDTMRTVSNYVDIIAMRHPVAGAAAEAVEACSVPFINAGDGGNQHPTQTLTDLLTIKTLKGNLSGHTVGLCGDLKYGRTVHSLVKAMSRYPDTKFVFIAPDELKMPDSVKEAIKGHEFVETNDLESAIPDLDILYMTRVQRERFDDIEEYERLKDTYILNKEKLTDAKEDMLILHPLPRVNEISTDVDDDKRAVYFEQAKFGMYVRMALIMKLLGIKDPE
- a CDS encoding LysR family transcriptional regulator, producing the protein MLEELKTFIAVVEIKNFTKAAEYLSLSQPSVSVHIKNLENYFGEKLIDRSVRQKSIKITEQGYLLYKRAKEVVSIIEAAKLEVKIDTEYIVGDIKISAVPSAANYILPKYIAEFSKKYPNINIELSIKSFDDVKKDLVNLDADIGIIDRKIMSDDFEQQECFKENMKLIFPYDYKTYISNIHSYENLSGQNWILREKGSGTRFLTEYFLNKKQIIPKSVFIMGSSYSIKEAVKNGMGISILSGSACEQFENSNEIFCMDIDNEFSRTFYSISQKNFKPKRSVSLFLDEIKNSDAQI
- the gluD gene encoding NAD-specific glutamate dehydrogenase produces the protein MSGNVFENAQAQVKKACDKLGMEPNVYELLKEPQRVIEVNIPVKMDDGSIKVFKGFRSQHNDAVGPTKGGVRFHPNVSLEEVKALSIWMTFKCSVTGIPYGGGKGGIIVDPSQLSQGELERLSRGYIDGIYKLIGEKVDVPAPDVNTNGQIMSWMVDEYNKLTGSSNIGVITGKPVAFGGSLGRNEATGFGVAVTVREAAKKLGIPMETAKIAVQGFGNVGAFTVKNIQKLGGTVVAMAEWCPKHGTYVIYKEDGLDFQAMWDHRAANGDLYDFPGAKVISLEEFWALNVDIIVPAALENAITAEVAETINAKLICEAANGPTTPEADEVLARKGITLTPDILTNAGGVTVSYFEWVQNLYGYYWSEADVEAKEEEAMVKAFESLWKIKEEYNVTMRESAYMHSVKKVAEAMKLRGWY
- a CDS encoding ABC-F family ATP-binding cassette domain-containing protein, which produces MIILSCNNLTKSFGVESILENISFTVNEGDKIGVIGVNGTGKTTLFKIISGIYGYDSGEIYTSKDCEIGYLEQNTNFYSDNTIFTEVLEVFSDLIKMEEDLRKMECEISDKSSETNSPDLQKLMDNYSHKLELFQNSNGYGYKSEAKGVLKGLGFNDEKLEKPIKILSGGEKTRVLLAKLLLRKPTLLLLDEPTNHLDSDALEWLELFLKQYKGTVILISHDRYFLDQSVNRIFEIHNKKLKAYNGNYSYYVEKSAIDKEIERKTYEDQQKEIKKQEESIERLKAYGREKHLKRARSKEKALSKIEVLDRPDGERKRAKIKFIPAVESGNDVLAVRDVEMSFPDKVLFKDLNLDIYRGEKVALIGPNGAGKSTLFKIIMNEIQPMEGEVKFGTNVNTAYFHQEQKTLNLENSVIDEIWDANPHLTQTEVRNMLGAFLFENEDVFKKISSLSGGERARVAILKLILSQSNFLLLDEPTNHLDIDSKEVLEEALVNYTGTIFTISHDRYFLNKVVDKILVLSENGVTEYLGNYDYYIEKKRQLSEMNKEENTETKTKTQLKEEKRKEKEQREIERRSKNKIKKLEDDIEQTEKKIAGLDMMLCQEEIYSNPEKSKEVNLEKAELEDKLASLYEKWEQIME
- a CDS encoding dihydroorotate dehydrogenase yields the protein MADLRVKFGEIEFKNPIVMASGTFGFGKEYNEYYDINELGGVSSKGLTLNAKPGNNGLRIHETPSGIMNSVGLENPGVQGFIDHEMPFFGNLNCVRIANVGGGCLEDYVKGVELLNDQDIDMVELNISCPNVKAGGMAFGIKNEVAREVVREVRKVCKHPLVVKLSPNAEDIVGMAKVCEEEGADGVSLVNTFKALAIDIKRRKPVFENVTAGLSGPAIKPIALRMVYEVSKAVNIPVIGIGGISTAEDVIEFIMAGATVVQVGTANFMDPEIGTKIIKDLNDFMDREGIKSLDEIRGII
- a CDS encoding P-loop NTPase family protein, which gives rise to MKTISKKAAILLKIYVLIGKSGTGKSYKSLELACENNIDYIIDDGLLIYKGQIIAGVSAKQSQTKMEAVRRAVFSDINHRESVKKKINDLDINRILVLGTSLKMVKKICAALELGNIYEIIDINDISTDYEIRKAIESRKKGNHIIPVPTVEIKKRINGLRINPLRRFFMTSNKEAKILEKTVIRPAFSYMGKFYIAPEVLNQIIKYTISKDTHISRINRISIDNSNGKIKIKVSVNIRNLDAFGSLKNTQHNIKRNVEEMTLINVDRIDFYINKIKDK